The Rhododendron vialii isolate Sample 1 chromosome 8a, ASM3025357v1 genome has a window encoding:
- the LOC131299050 gene encoding 3-hydroxy-3-methylglutaryl coenzyme A reductase 2-B-like, protein MDVRRRHLNPLPPPTAGEPLLKPHKYQQTTNNTKASDALPLPLYLTNGVFFTLFFSVAYFLLHRWREKIRNSMPLHVVTLSELAAVVSLIASVIYLLGFFGIDFVQSLFTGRNTHDGWDVEDEINSVDRFVIEEDSLKKPCGAGIDCLPVVVAPAKAAVLLAEQPALVLEAEDEEIIKSVVAGKTPSYSLETKLGDCRKAALVRREALQRITGKSLGGLPLDGFDYDSILGQCCEMPVGYIQIPVGVAGPLLLDGREYSVPMATTEGCLVASTNRGCKAIHLCGGATSVLLKDGMTRAPVVRFGTAKRAAELKFFLEDDMNFDTLSVVFNKSSRFARLQGIQCAIAGKNLYTRFTCSTGDAMGMNMISKGVQNVLDFLQNDFPDMDVIGISGNFCSDKKPAAVNWIEGRGKSVVCEAIIKEEVVRKVLKTDVAALVELNMLKNLTGSAMAGALGGFNAHASNIVSAVYIATGQDPAQNVESSHCITMMEAVNDGKDLHVSVTMPSIEVGTVGGGTQLASQSACLNLLGVKGANKESAGSNSRLLATIVAGSVLAGELSLMSALAAGQLVNSHMKYNRSSRDVTKMSS, encoded by the exons ATGGACGTTCGCCGGCGCCACCTCAACCCCCTCCCTCCCCCCACCGCCGGCGAACCCCTCCTCAAGCCCCACAAATACCAACAAACCACCAACAACACCAAAGCCTCCGACGCTCTCCCCCTTCCCCTCTACCTCACCAACGGCGTCTTCTTCACCCTCTTCTTCTCCGTCGCCTACTTCCTCCTCCACCGCTGGCGCGAGAAGATCCGCAACTCCATGCCCCTCCACGTCGTCACCCTCTCCGAGCTCGCCGCCGTCGTCTCCCTCATCGCCTCCGTCATCTACCTCCTTGGCTTCTTCGGGATCGACTTCGTCCAGTCGCTTTTTACTGGCCGGAACACTCATGATGGGTGGGATGTGGAGGATGAGATCAACTCGGTGGACCGGTTTGTTATCGAGGAGGACAGCTTGAAGAAGCCTTGTGGGGCCGGGATCGACTGCTTGCCGGTTGTGGTGGCGCCGGCTAAGGCGGCGGTTCTGCTGGCGGAGCAGCCTGCGCTGGTTTTGGAG GCAGAGGACGAGGAAATCATCAAATCAGTGGTGGCGGGCAAAACGCCGTCGTACTCGCTCGAAACAAAGCTAGGAGACTGCAGGAAAGCGGCGTTGGTACGCCGCGAGGCGCTACAGAGAATCACCGGAAAATCCCTGGGAGGCCTTCCCTTGGACGGGTTCGACTACGACTCGATACTGGGCCAGTGCTGCGAGATGCCGGTGGGGTACATCCAGATTCCGGTGGGGGTAGCGGGCCCGCTGTTGCTCGACGGGAGGGAGTACTCGGTGCCGATGGCGACGACGGAGGGGTGTCTGGTGGCGAGCACGAACAGGGGGTGCAAGGCGATTCACTTGTGCGGTGGGGCTACTAGCGTGTTGTTGAAGGATGGGATGACTAGGGCGCCGGTGGTGAGGTTTGGGACGGCGAAGAGGGCGGCGGAGTTGAAGTTCTTCTTGGAGGATGATATGAATTTTGACACTCTTTCTGTTGTTTTCAACAA GTCGAGCAGATTTGCAAGGCTACAAGGGATTCAATGTGCAATCGCGGGGAAGAATCTGTACACCAGGTTTACCTGCAGTACCGGGGATGCGATGGGGATGAATATGATTTCCAAGGGTGTCCAGAACGTTCTTGATTTCCTTCAGAATGATTTCCCTGACATGGATGTCATCGGCATCTCTG GAAACTTTTGCTCGGACAAGAAACCAGCAGCAGTGAACTGGATAGAAGGGCGTGGGAAATCTGTTGTTTGTGAGGCAATCATAAAGGAAGAGGTGGTGAGGAAAGTGTTGAAGACAGACGTGGCTGCTCTGGTGGAGCTCAACATGCTCAAGAATCTAACCGGGTCAGCCATGGCGGGTGCTCTCGGCGGATTCAATGCCCATGCCAGCAACATCGTCTCGGCAGTGTATATAGCCACGGGTCAGGACCCGGCGCAGAATGTGGAGAGCTCTCATTGCATTACTATGATGGAAGCTGTTAATGATGGCAAGGACCTTCACGTCTCTGTCACTATGCCTTCTATTGAG GTGGGAACAGTGGGAGGTGGGACTCAGCTAGCATCCCAGTCAGCATGTCTGAACCTACTTGGAGTCAAGGGTGCAAACAAGGAGTCTGCAGGGTCCAACTCAAGGCTGTTGGCCACCATTGTGGCTGGCTCTGTTCTTGCTGGGGAGCTCTCTCTCATGTCGGCCCTTGCAGCTGGACAGCTAGTCAATAGTCACATGAAATACAACAGATCTAGCAGAGATGTGACCAAGATGTCTTCctaa